CGTCATAGGCGTGCGCCACGTCGCCTTCGGGTGCCGGCAGCATCGCCTGCGCGGGCTCGGGCGACTGCGCAGGCTCGGGCGGATGCTCGCGCATGATCCGCGCGTTTTCATCGGCCCATTTCTTTTCCATCTCGGCCAGCTCGGCTTCGCGCACCATCGCATCGAAGCCGCTGCGGAACTGGCGCGCGACGCCACGCGCCTTGCCGACCCATTGGCCGACGAAGCGCATCGCTTTTGGCAGGTCCTTGGGACCGATGACCAGAAGCGCGACGACCGCGACCACGATCATCTCGCTCAGATTGAAGTCGAGCATCGTGCTCCGCCGTTAGCGGCGCGCCACCCGGGCGCGCCGAAAGTCAAAAAGGCGTCGCCTCAGCGATCGTCGCGCGTGCGATCGGCGTCGGTCTTGAACGCGGGCTCGGCGGCGCGCTGGGCTTCGATCCGGCTCGGCTCGACCTTGTCGTCGTCGTCCTCGATCATGCCCTTCTTGAAGTTCTTGATGCCCTTGGCAACGTCACCCATCAGGTTCGAGAAGCGACCACCACCCAGCAACAGGATCGCGATCACGCCGAACACCAGCCAATGCATCAGGCTGAAACCACCCATGACAATTCTCCTCGTGTCGGGCCCTATCTAGTCCGAGTCGTCGGCAGATACCACCTCGATCGACAGATCGACCGGATCGAGCAGCCCCGCGGCGCGCAGATCGTCGATGCCGGGCAGGTCGCGCCGGCTCGCCAGCCCGAAATGGTCGAGAAACCCCGCCGTC
The genomic region above belongs to Sphingomonas qomolangmaensis and contains:
- a CDS encoding twin-arginine translocase TatA/TatE family subunit, which encodes MGGFSLMHWLVFGVIAILLLGGGRFSNLMGDVAKGIKNFKKGMIEDDDDKVEPSRIEAQRAAEPAFKTDADRTRDDR
- the tatB gene encoding Sec-independent protein translocase protein TatB produces the protein MLDFNLSEMIVVAVVALLVIGPKDLPKAMRFVGQWVGKARGVARQFRSGFDAMVREAELAEMEKKWADENARIMREHPPEPAQSPEPAQAMLPAPEGDVAHAYDGDQPPVTVAKPDIRPEIGSVDTPHLAPADSPDLPAADGKAPS